In Meleagris gallopavo isolate NT-WF06-2002-E0010 breed Aviagen turkey brand Nicholas breeding stock chromosome 27, Turkey_5.1, whole genome shotgun sequence, the sequence AACCTCAGCTCAAACTCAGCCGCCTCCAGGAAAAGGGCTGGACCTGAATAACACGAGAGGGGCAACCAAAGCCCCCAGCGTTTACCTGCTCGAACCCAGACAGGCTCTCTCTTCCTGGCACCACTTCCAACTCTgtctgctgtggctgctgctgctgctgcctaaAATAGAAAGCGTTTGTAACAGGAGAAGAGTGGCTGCTAAAAGCCTTTGCTGAGGGCACGGATCCTCTGCGGTTACACCAATGGCTGATGAGCCCAGAGGAGTTcactgctgcagagaggaacGTTTGGGGAGCAAAGCTATGGGACAGGAGGGCAGAACCAGCGAGAGAGGCACGGTAAAAGGAGCTGAGCACCTCCTGACCTTGagggcagctgtgctgtgcccatcTCCAGGGGAAGGCTGACACTCTGCCCCAGCTGGGGCCTCTGCATTGGGTTTGATAGGGCAGGTCGAGATTCCTGGCTTGAGTTCctttaaagcaaagaaaaagggaaggaaaaaaacaaaaccaacagatttaaaaaataccaAATGAGAGCAAAGAGctgggtgctgcctgcaggaggaCGGGTCTGCATCAGGCAGGAGTGGAGCTGGTTTTGAAAAACTCTTCCAGCGAGGGATCCTTCCTCCAGCTCCCATTGTCcctgagagcagggctggccaTGGAACACAATTTAAGGGTCCGTGGGCTCTGCCCCCCCAAgccagggcagggagcagcctACAccacctctgtgctgctgctacAGCACAAGGACAGGTTGGAGGGGTCTACAAACGCCCCAAAGTTTTCCATTTAAATCTACACCACTCCAGAGCCGGAGCCTGCAGAGACCGCAGCACTTCCAGCCTCTGAGCCACACGTTGGTGGAGCTCTTTATGCTCTTCTGTTAACTCTCAGAAGTCATTTTCCTCCcagaagaaaggagcagaggTGCAGCCTTTTCTCAGCAGCTCTTTTGGAAGCTGCTGGTTCTGAAGCAGCGCCTGATCCTGGAGAAGGAACGACGTCACACCAAAAACCCAGCAGAGATGCACACAGATAAACTGCATCACAAACACAAACTGCACCCCAGCCTGAGCCTGCACGGCACTTTTGGAGGCGTGAGTATGGACGTGAGAATGGATATGTGTGGAATGGGCGAGCTCCAAGAGATCTCTCTATGCCAGGACAGCACAGCCCTGCGCTCAGACCAGGGCTCTTTGAAGCCAGAGGGGTTGGACTGACACGGCTCAGCTCAATGCTTTCTCACCACAACACAGCACTGTGCCACCGGGGTAAGGAAGAAGTGCTACCCGAGCTCCTGCTCCTTTCCTCACCTCAAATAAAACCCGAATCCTGCCTTTCTTTCCACCTGCTCATAGGCACAAGCAATCCTGCCTGACTTGCAGAGGTCCCAGCTGAGGCACAGCCAGGCCCGAAGCTACGAACCGCAGCCAGGAGgggtttttccttttgtttcagttgctgctgctctggaagGGCCTTGCAGCTCCGCCCGGGGACAGGCAGCACTGTGATGGAGCACTGCGTGCTGCCAACACACCGAGACAGacaggagggaaaagaagagagcGGCAGTGAGGGCAGAAGAGAGCGGCAGTGAGGGCAGTCTGCCCCGAGCACCGCTCAGGAGCTCCTGAATCCGAGCACAGAACTACgggaggaaaataaacatttaagcTTTCTACCATCAACTGTCCTGCTCATGGGAAAAGCCAATCTGGAGCAGCTGCCCTCCTGGATGGGACAGTAGGAAATGCATTCAGGCGTGAGCTCAACTAACATCAGAGCTCTGAATGCAAACACAGACAGAAACTTGCTCCAGTAACCAGGGTGAAGCGAGGCGCTGCTGGAGCCGAGCCCTACCGCCGAGACAGCCAAAGGGCCTTTCCTGCACTCTGCAGCCCTTTGGCATCTGCCACAGCCCAGGAAAAGAGCACTCAGGGATCTGCTGGCTCCTCCAGGGCCtacgcacacacacactgatGGGAAGCTTGGTGAGGGAGAGGCCAGAGCTCCTGCggttctgtgctgctgtttacTGTGGGGCGAGATCCCATCGGGTTCGTGTGCACCACTGGGGGGTGGCGATCGTTTCCATGTACATACTTGACGTTGGTGTTGGTACAGATGATGTACTCAATTTCATCCGAGTAGGGGTTCTGGAAGGTAAAGGAGCTGGTTCTCATCCAGAGCCATTCCCGGTTTTTGGATCGGAATCGGAACATGACTGACAGAACCTGGCCTTTTAACTTCACCACCTAAAAAAACGTAACGCCATCAGTAGGACCTGATAAAAAGAAGGGGTTGAAGAGCAACTTGCTTCTGAGCCACCCCCCTCCAACAGCTGCGATGGCCCTTCTGCCTGAACCCTACCAGACCCTCCTgacagctgagcagcactgctgccattcCCTCACGCTGCCCCGAGACCCGAATGACGTGGGAGGGGGAACCTGACATCACCACTgtggcttttgcttttcttatctcTTTGCACTGGTGAGATGTATGAGGAAACCTGCAGCAAAAGGAGCACGCAGCGTTGCTTCTGCTCCCGGCTACTGGGACGAATGGATATGAGCAGCTCTTGTCTGGAGTCATGGAAGCACGGGGCAGTCTTACCTGCCCTGCCACAAAGTCCAGCGCCCTCAGAAATAAGAGTAACCACAACAGGGCAAACAAATCACATCCATTCcgagctctgcagcactgggctggGCCCTAGGGATGAACCAGTGTTTCAGCCACAGGAGCGTGTTGGAGTAGGCTCTTTGTAAGCATGTCTCTGGCCCTAAAAGCAGACTGGACCAGCAACCAGAGGATGAATTCAAGAGTCAGACATCAgatgcttctgttttgttttgcactACTGCAGTTTTGTGACTAGATCTGTAGCTGCTTGCCATTCCTAAGGTTTattcttctgttgttgttggtttgttttttttccagttatgtTTCATTGCTTTGCAAGCACCGAGACAGAGTCTAATTTGAACACCACACCACGCAGAGAGGGGCACTTTAAGGGCTTTACCTGCTGAAAGCTGTCCCGCAAAAGCTGCTGGTCCTCTGGGTGACAGAAATCCACAATGTCCTTCCCCAGAAGTTCCTAATTTTGAAGGAATTGGGAGAGAGATCAAAGCAGTTTGCATCAGGAACTCACGCTCCCTCAGTTCCACTTCAGAGCTGCTCCCCCAGCACCAGCCTCCCTGCATCCCCGTTACTCAGAGCAACTGCAggccctgctgtgctgtaccGAAGCACACACTAACTTTGATCTCCAACTCATATGGAAGCAAAAGCAGTCTTAATTGACATCTGACATAActcagagctgccagctccaTCCACGAtcaaaacacttcagaaagtGGATGAAAAGCAACCGCTGGAGGAGAAACAACGCCTGGTTCGGTCCCTGGGCCAGGCCTGTTAGATAAGCAGGGCCGTGATGCacaaaagaggagaggaaaagaaaccaaGTCTGAGCAGCAGCTCGTGCTTAGGaagctcctgctgctctctcaCCTGTGGCTGGTAGCCAACAGTAGCCACACAGCGGTGGTCTATGAAGGTGAAAATGCCTTCTGTGTTGTGCCGGGAGATGAACTCTGTTGGCTGACAAACGTTGCTCATGTCTGTACAGTTGGGTGAGCTGGTGACCTGCAAGGAAAGGCAGGCgctgtgagagctgctgagCCTGGCAGAGCTGTCCTGCCCTGGCAGCCAGTCCTGCAGGAGGATCTGCAGCCGCCAGGGAACACGGTTCAGCTCTGCAGGCTTTTAGGACAAGGAACCATTGGAAGATGCCACGCACCTGGAGCCTGCCGATGGCCACGAGGCAAAACTTGCTGCCCTGGCCAGCATCTGGGTCATCATCAGGCAGTGAAACACCTGAGAGAGGAGTGCCAAAAATTCCAGCAAGGTCAGTACAGGAAGAACTGCtgattttggaggaaaaaaaacagacagaCATGCAGTTCTGGCTCTGAGAAACTTCTCCACCCCACTCTGTAACTCAGAATCCTTTTCCAGGAAGGAATTTGGTAAGTTAAGCTGCCTCCCCACTCCCCGTTCTTGCCAGAATGGTTTAAGTTCTCTCACTTCCAGCTCACAAATCAGATGGCCTACCACGATTCCTGCCCTCTACAGAGGGTACTGTGCAGGCACAAACCTCCCTCATCCCACATCTGCAAAAATCAGTTCAGTCCCAACACAACTGAAAGTGACAGATGTCCACAGAAAGCGTTTGCCTGCACTTCAGAGTTCACTTCAGAGCCACGTGTCCTCAGGCACAGCTGGGGGCTTTGCAGAGCTGTTACCTGCTGGGGGCCAGGCCTTGATGTAACCCGTGCAGTGCACCACCACGTAGTGAGGCTCTCCGTCCTTCGTCGCACCTAAGCCGTTCCTTGGGAGAGAGAAGCAGTTCTGATCAGGCCTCGTGTCAAATCAGGTCAGGCAAGGTCTGTAATTGCCTCCCAGAAAACTTCCACAGAACGTCTTGGAGGTAAAGAGAGACTGAATGTAAATGTGAGAGCTCTGAGGACACAGACTCGGGTCTGTGGGGACCTCAGGACTTCTGGGtgctttcctgcagagctgccttccAGGTGGGTACGTCAGAATCTGCCTCATCTTTTAATTAACACAAAGACAACATCCACCAGAGCCCAACAACAACAGTCTGAACAACACGTGGCTTTAAACTGGCTTCAAACCCAAGTCTGGAGTCATCAAGGAAGTCTAATCTTTCTTAGGATGAACTTTGGTTCCTCCTCCAGCACTTCTCTTCACGCTCTTCTATGAGCTGTGTGAGCTCACAGTGCCCCAGGACACCCCCAGGACAcccccagggctctgctggAGAGCTGTGACCCCCTGGATTCCCAGCCATGCAGAGGCTTTGCCCATCACCCTCATCTCACTCACCTGCAGCGATTCCTCATGAAGCTGAGACGATTTACAGACACCGAATCCACTGAGCTGTTGCCACACCTGTACCAGAGTAAGGAGCGAGgggaagaaatgcttttgtctttcttgGTCAACGTCAAAACAATCTCACCATCCTGAGTTAGCCAAAGTGCACTATGAATGGGGATGAACCTTCGAATCTCCATCACGCGGATGGAAAGCACTGACTCGGGGTGCTTGAAGAAGAGCTGTGACACGTGGGGGTGAAATAAATTGTTACTTGAAACTGAGTCTCCTACAACAACAGCAGAGAGCCATCTTAGCACGGGGCAAATAAACTCAGCTGCTGGCTCTGCGTGGAAAGCCGTGCCACGTTGTGTCACAACGAGCAAAGAGAGCTGGAATAAGATGAGTGAGTTCAGCTTCAGCCTCAAGTGACGTCCCTGAAGGCTCTGTCCATTACCTCATGCGGCAGATGAAGGATCTCCGTGAGCCCATGCACATCCTCATGGACTGCTGCCCTTCCTTCTTGACAGTTCCCGTCTTCAAATCCAGGATACGACctgaagaaggaaggagaagccaGGGGTTACTGCAGTTCCGCTCCTTTCCCCAGCACAGGCACCAGGCAACGTGATTAGGAAACCATCAAGAGAGAAGTGTCACCAGTGGTACCTTTAGATGCACTCTCAGGGGGGGCTGCAGGATCCTTGTTAGAAAGGCACCAGGGTTTGGTTCCTTCTACAAAGGGAAGGTTTTAATCCAAGTCCTTCGCTGGCTTTCGCTCTGCCCTCCCCTGCCCGCCCTCCCCGGGCTGCATTACCTGTCAGTGCATTCTCTGAGGTGGAGAGCTGCTCCCTCAGCTTGCCCACATCATCTGGGTGCACCTGGTCGTACAGCGTGCTGCCAAACCACTCCGACTGGGGCTGGTTGAGGACGGGAGTCACCGAGTCGGAGACGTAAACCACCCTCCCCGTCTCACAGGACACGATGAACAGAAAACCATCAGCTGCCTCCAGGATCAGGTGTTTGAGTTCCTGCGTTCACAACACACCAATCTCTCACTCCAGAGACACAGAGGCGATGCCCTCCCGGCCCCCCCAACCCTTGGACCCCCAGCTCTGCCaccagagaatcacagaatggccagggttggaagggacctcgaggatcaccaagctccaaccccccgccacacgcagggccaccaacccccatttcacagcagcccaggctgcccagcgccccatccaacctggccttgagcacctccagggatggacggggatccacagcctctctgggcagctgtccCCACAACGAACCCCCCCCTGCTCTGTGATGGCAGCGCTCCCCACAAAGCCAACACCTGGTCGGTGAGGAAGGAGGGTTTGTAGGTgccatccgtggaggtgttgCCTGTGCCACGCAGGGACTTCATGTGGGACACGGCCATTCGCAGGATGGTCAGCTTGTCCGGTTTGCGTGCCAGGGCGCTGCAGGTGGGCACCATGTCAGACAGCTCGGTGATGTAGGCAGTCATTTTGTTCCTCCGCCTACGTTCGATCTCGCTGTGATTCTCCCTGGCAGGAAAGCAGGAAGATGGAGTTACCACCAGGCCAGGAGGCTCCGCTGCCGTCCCAACGCTCCCAGGGTGCAGAACACAGAGATGCATCGGGGTCACTGGGAGTTAGGAGGACTGCAAGCACCCTGCATGCTGCTCGTGCACAAAGGGACGCAGGAACGAGTGCGAGAAGAGCCTACAGCTGCACCTTCCTTGCTTCGGATGAGAGCCTCACTTTGTGCCACGCTGCTTCCCTGCTGTCTCCTGAAGGCTACAAGCTAAGCTGTGCTGCTTGAAAAGACAAAGCAGCTTTTCCACCACCTCTGGAACGCTTCAACCAAGGACTCCTTCCTTCACCACAGCCCCTGCTCTCAAGGGGGGTTCAGCAGACTCCATcgggagcagcacagcacgcAGCAGATGCTCACCCTGCTCCCTGGTTGAGGATTGCACACATCCCTCCATCTCCAGCAACCACGTAAGGAGGCCAGGGCCGCAATTAAGACTCGGATATCTAAATTACAACGGACAAACCTCACCTTGCACTGCCCTCATGGAGATGCTCCCTGTTACACTGAGGTCCCCTTGCAGCAACGTGGCAGAACGGGAAGCTTCAGAGCAGACACGGCCTGACTTCTGCACCAACAGGGACAGCCCCTCTGCCAGGCAGCCCCTGGGTGCCCACACAGCCCTGCAACAAGTGCTGACCACCTACTGCCCTTCGTGAGGCTCTTCATGGTCCTTTGCAAGCCCCCTCACAAGGCACATCCCTTCCCAGGTCCCTGGGGTCAGGATATCGCCTTTCAGACCTGGTCCTTCCTATCCAGCGCTGCCACCAAGTGGGCtttcccccaaaaaaagaaCCTACAAGCCAGGTTTCCTATACAAAAGGATGGCTGGGATCTAAGGAAGCAGTGATGGGAACATGGAATGAGATGAGCGTGGGAGGAACAGACAGGCAAGTGAGTTAAAGAAGACAAAACACAAGAAGGGAGCACCCATCAGCACCAGATGCGCGCAGCCATTCAGCGGCTGCAATCCTCACTGCAAGGCCAGAAGAAGTGCTTAATTATCACACTCACCTTTGATTCAGCTTCTCCAAACCTGCATGCTGGAGCGTGAAAGCAAAACCACCTCCCCTAAAAAGCTACTGGGAATCCAGCAGAGCTCTCACTGCCAAGTATTCCTTACCCCACCACTGCGTGACAGCAGGAAGTCGCTACcagggagagagggaaggggaaTCCACAGAacactgctgggtgctgctctcACAGCCCCACCTCTCAGTCCTCCTCAGCCCCACAGATACTGGAGCTGTGCACCACCATTTGGGGAAGGCTGCCTTGGGGGGGTCTGTATTTAAAAGCAGGGATCAGCTGAGCAGAACTGAACCCTTCTCAGCTCCGCACGCTAAGAAGGAGCGCAGGGTGGGACAGCCCAGGGAAGTGACAGGGCAAGTCTGCAGGATGGCAGACCACAAAGCAAGCCATTCTCTGCAAACTATCAACATAAATTACGAACAAAGAGGCTGTGGGTGGCAAGCAGTAAAAATCCTGAT encodes:
- the ARNT gene encoding aryl hydrocarbon receptor nuclear translocator isoform X1; this encodes MASDVSSLGAAVGSGNPGAGTQTGGAIVQRAAKRRPGLDFDDDGEGNSKFLRCDDDPMPNDKERFARSDDEQSSADKERLARENHSEIERRRRNKMTAYITELSDMVPTCSALARKPDKLTILRMAVSHMKSLRGTGNTSTDGTYKPSFLTDQELKHLILEAADGFLFIVSCETGRVVYVSDSVTPVLNQPQSEWFGSTLYDQVHPDDVGKLREQLSTSENALTEGTKPWCLSNKDPAAPPESASKGRILDLKTGTVKKEGQQSMRMCMGSRRSFICRMRCGNSSVDSVSVNRLSFMRNRCRNGLGATKDGEPHYVVVHCTGYIKAWPPAGVSLPDDDPDAGQGSKFCLVAIGRLQVTSSPNCTDMSNVCQPTEFISRHNTEGIFTFIDHRCVATVGYQPQELLGKDIVDFCHPEDQQLLRDSFQQVVKLKGQVLSVMFRFRSKNREWLWMRTSSFTFQNPYSDEIEYIICTNTNVKNSSQESRPALSNPMQRPQLGQSVSLPLEMGTAQLPSRQQQQQPQQTELEVVPGRESLSGFEQVPVQPVTAAGPEHSKPLEKAESLFNQERDPRFGEIYSSINADQNKAIPASSVPANPALFPQGNTFTPSRPAENFRSSSMVPPVNIIQQQPAASGRILAQISRHASPAQVSGSSWAAGTRPAFTAQVASQAVKTRPPSFSMGTFQGSPSSFSPMAAPGSTASPSSSAYPNLSGRGVGFTTDAAQTPTPFQPRAAAEGVGMWPQWQGQHHSTAPGEQHVQQPSQPEAFSVRLCFVPLLGEDVWARLPGWDERFLSCCGCSDAHPPVCGFWEGLELRGSPVGLQGTELLCVVSFVSHSVP
- the ARNT gene encoding aryl hydrocarbon receptor nuclear translocator isoform X3, producing the protein MGGLGTHGTESLLQTLRCRCWEGGLRIPSHPSWRKVWSRSGFFFSPLPRLEMASDVSSLGAAVGSGNPGAGTQTGGAIVQRAAKRRPGLDFDDDGEGNSKFLRCDDDPMPNDKERFARSDDEQSSADKERLARENHSEIERRRRNKMTAYITELSDMVPTCSALARKPDKLTILRMAVSHMKSLRGTGNTSTDGTYKPSFLTDQELKHLILEAADGFLFIVSCETGRVVYVSDSVTPVLNQPQSEWFGSTLYDQVHPDDVGKLREQLSTSENALTEGTKPWCLSNKDPAAPPESASKGRILDLKTGTVKKEGQQSMRMCMGSRRSFICRMRCGNSSVDSVSVNRLSFMRNRCRNGLGATKDGEPHYVVVHCTGYIKAWPPAGVSLPDDDPDAGQGSKFCLVAIGRLQVTSSPNCTDMSNVCQPTEFISRHNTEGIFTFIDHRCVATVGYQPQELLGKDIVDFCHPEDQQLLRDSFQQVVKLKGQVLSVMFRFRSKNREWLWMRTSSFTFQNPYSDEIEYIICTNTNVKNSSQESRPALSNPMQRPQLGQSVSLPLEMGTAQLPSRQQQQQPQQTELEVVPGRESLSGFEQVPVQPVTAAGPEHSKPLEKAESLFNQERDPRFGEIYSSINADQNKAIPASSVPANPALFPQGNTFTPSRPAENFRSSSMVPPVNIIQQQPAASGRILAQISRHASPAQVSGSSWAAGTRPAFTAQQVASQAVKTRPPSFSMGTFQGSPSSFSPMAAPGSTASPSSSAYPNLSGRGVGFTTDAAQTPTPFQPRAAAEGVGMWPQWQGQHHSTAPGEQHVQQPSQPEAFSVRLCFVPLLGEDVWARLPGWDERFLSCCGCSDAHPPVCGFWEGLELRGSPVGLQGTELLCVVSFVSHSVP
- the ARNT gene encoding aryl hydrocarbon receptor nuclear translocator isoform X2, whose protein sequence is MASDVSSLGAAVGSGNPGAGTQTGGAIVQRAAKRRPGLDFDDDGEGNSKFLRCDDDPMPNDKERFARENHSEIERRRRNKMTAYITELSDMVPTCSALARKPDKLTILRMAVSHMKSLRGTGNTSTDGTYKPSFLTDQELKHLILEAADGFLFIVSCETGRVVYVSDSVTPVLNQPQSEWFGSTLYDQVHPDDVGKLREQLSTSENALTEGTKPWCLSNKDPAAPPESASKGRILDLKTGTVKKEGQQSMRMCMGSRRSFICRMRCGNSSVDSVSVNRLSFMRNRCRNGLGATKDGEPHYVVVHCTGYIKAWPPAGVSLPDDDPDAGQGSKFCLVAIGRLQVTSSPNCTDMSNVCQPTEFISRHNTEGIFTFIDHRCVATVGYQPQELLGKDIVDFCHPEDQQLLRDSFQQVVKLKGQVLSVMFRFRSKNREWLWMRTSSFTFQNPYSDEIEYIICTNTNVKNSSQESRPALSNPMQRPQLGQSVSLPLEMGTAQLPSRQQQQQPQQTELEVVPGRESLSGFEQVPVQPVTAAGPEHSKPLEKAESLFNQERDPRFGEIYSSINADQNKAIPASSVPANPALFPQGNTFTPSRPAENFRSSSMVPPVNIIQQQPAASGRILAQISRHASPAQVSGSSWAAGTRPAFTAQQVASQAVKTRPPSFSMGTFQGSPSSFSPMAAPGSTASPSSSAYPNLSGRGVGFTTDAAQTPTPFQPRAAAEGVGMWPQWQGQHHSTAPGEQHVQQPSQPEAFSVRLCFVPLLGEDVWARLPGWDERFLSCCGCSDAHPPVCGFWEGLELRGSPVGLQGTELLCVVSFVSHSVP
- the ARNT gene encoding aryl hydrocarbon receptor nuclear translocator isoform X5 translates to MASDVSSLGAAVGSGNPGAGTQTGGAIVQRAAKRRPGLDFDDDGEGNSKFLRCDDDPMPNDKERFARSDDEQSSADKERLARENHSEIERRRRNKMTAYITELSDMVPTCSALARKPDKLTILRMAVSHMKSLRGTGNTSTDGTYKPSFLTDQELKHLILEAADGFLFIVSCETGRVVYVSDSVTPVLNQPQSEWFGSTLYDQVHPDDVGKLREQLSTSENALTEGTKPWCLSNKDPAAPPESASKGRILDLKTGTVKKEGQQSMRMCMGSRRSFICRMRCGNSSVDSVSVNRLSFMRNRCRNGLGATKDGEPHYVVVHCTGYIKAWPPAGVSLPDDDPDAGQGSKFCLVAIGRLQVTSSPNCTDMSNVCQPTEFISRHNTEGIFTFIDHRCVATVGYQPQELLGKDIVDFCHPEDQQLLRDSFQQVVKLKGQVLSVMFRFRSKNREWLWMRTSSFTFQNPYSDEIEYIICTNTNVKNSSQESRPALSNPMQRPQLGQSVSLPLEMGTAQLPSRQQQQQPQQTELEVVPGRESLSGFEQVPVQPVTAAGPEHSKPLEKAESLFNQERDPRFGEIYSSINADQNKAIPASSVPANPALFPQGNTFTPSRPAENFRSSSMVPPVNIIQQQPAASGRILAQISRHASPAQVASQAVKTRPPSFSMGTFQGSPSSFSPMAAPGSTASPSSSAYPNLSGRGVGFTTDAAQTPTPFQPRAAAEGVGMWPQWQGQHHSTAPGEQHVQQPSQPEAFSVRLCFVPLLGEDVWARLPGWDERFLSCCGCSDAHPPVCGFWEGLELRGSPVGLQGTELLCVVSFVSHSVP
- the ARNT gene encoding aryl hydrocarbon receptor nuclear translocator isoform X9 translates to MASDVSSLGAAVGSGNPGAGTQTGGAIVQRAAKRRPGLDFDDDGEGNSKFLRCDDDPMPNDKERFARSDDEQSSADKERLARENHSEIERRRRNKMTAYITELSDMVPTCSALARKPDKLTILRMAVSHMKSLRGTGNTSTDGTYKPSFLTDQELKHLILEAADGFLFIVSCETGRVVYVSDSVTPVLNQPQSEWFGSTLYDQVHPDDVGKLREQLSTSENALTGRILDLKTGTVKKEGQQSMRMCMGSRRSFICRMRCGNSSVDSVSVNRLSFMRNRCRNGLGATKDGEPHYVVVHCTGYIKAWPPAGVSLPDDDPDAGQGSKFCLVAIGRLQVTSSPNCTDMSNVCQPTEFISRHNTEGIFTFIDHRCVATVGYQPQELLGKDIVDFCHPEDQQLLRDSFQQVVKLKGQVLSVMFRFRSKNREWLWMRTSSFTFQNPYSDEIEYIICTNTNVKQQQQQPQQTELEVVPGRESLSGFEQVPVQPVTAAGPEHSKPLEKAESLFNQERDPRFGEIYSSINADQNKAIPASSVPANPALFPQGNTFTPSRPAENFRSSSMVPPVNIIQQQPAASGRILAQISRHASPAQVSGSSWAAGTRPAFTAQQVASQAVKTRPPSFSMGTFQGSPSSFSPMAAPGSTASPSSSAYPNLSGRGVGFTTDAAQTPTPFQPRAAAEGVGMWPQWQGQHHSTAPGEQHVQQPSQPEAFSVRLCFVPLLGEDVWARLPGWDERFLSCCGCSDAHPPVCGFWEGLELRGSPVGLQGTELLCVVSFVSHSVP
- the ARNT gene encoding aryl hydrocarbon receptor nuclear translocator isoform X6, with the translated sequence MASDVSSLGAAVGSGNPGAGTQTGGAIVQRAAKRRPGLDFDDDGEGNSKFLRCDDDPMPNDKERFARSDDEQSSADKERLARENHSEIERRRRNKMTAYITELSDMVPTCSALARKPDKLTILRMAVSHMKSLRGTGNTSTDGTYKPSFLTDQELKHLILEAADGFLFIVSCETGRVVYVSDSVTPVLNQPQSEWFGSTLYDQVHPDDVGKLREQLSTSENALTGRILDLKTGTVKKEGQQSMRMCMGSRRSFICRMRCGNSSVDSVSVNRLSFMRNRCRNGLGATKDGEPHYVVVHCTGYIKAWPPAGVSLPDDDPDAGQGSKFCLVAIGRLQVTSSPNCTDMSNVCQPTEFISRHNTEGIFTFIDHRCVATVGYQPQELLGKDIVDFCHPEDQQLLRDSFQQVVKLKGQVLSVMFRFRSKNREWLWMRTSSFTFQNPYSDEIEYIICTNTNVKNSSQESRPALSNPMQRPQLGQSVSLPLEMGTAQLPSRQQQQQPQQTELEVVPGRESLSGFEQVPVQPVTAAGPEHSKPLEKAESLFNQERDPRFGEIYSSINADQNKAIPASSVPANPALFPQGNTFTPSRPAENFRSSSMVPPVNIIQQQPAASGRILAQISRHASPAQVSGSSWAAGTRPAFTAQQVASQAVKTRPPSFSMGTFQGSPSSFSPMAAPGSTASPSSSAYPNLSGRGVGFTTDAAQTPTPFQPRAAAEGVGMWPQWQGQHHSTAPGEQHVQQPSQPEAFSVRLCFVPLLGEDVWARLPGWDERFLSCCGCSDAHPPVCGFWEGLELRGSPVGLQGTELLCVVSFVSHSVP
- the ARNT gene encoding aryl hydrocarbon receptor nuclear translocator isoform X11, producing MASDVSSLGAAVGSGNPGAGTQTGGAIVQRAAKRRPGLDFDDDGEGNSKFLRCDDDPMPNDKERFARENHSEIERRRRNKMTAYITELSDMVPTCSALARKPDKLTILRMAVSHMKSLRGTGNTSTDGTYKPSFLTDQELKHLILEAADGFLFIVSCETGRVVYVSDSVTPVLNQPQSEWFGSTLYDQVHPDDVGKLREQLSTSENALTGRILDLKTGTVKKEGQQSMRMCMGSRRSFICRMRCGNSSVDSVSVNRLSFMRNRCRNGLGATKDGEPHYVVVHCTGYIKAWPPAGVSLPDDDPDAGQGSKFCLVAIGRLQVTSSPNCTDMSNVCQPTEFISRHNTEGIFTFIDHRCVATVGYQPQELLGKDIVDFCHPEDQQLLRDSFQQVVKLKGQVLSVMFRFRSKNREWLWMRTSSFTFQNPYSDEIEYIICTNTNVKNSSQESRPALSNPMQRPQLGQSVSLPLEMGTAQLPSRQQQQQPQQTELEVVPGRESLSGFEQVPVQPVTAAGPEHSKPLEKAESLFNQERDPRFGEIYSSINADQNKAIPASSVPANPALFPQGNTFTPSRPAENFRSSSMVPPVNIIQQQPAASGRILAQISRHASPAQVSGSSWAAGTRPAFTAQVASQAVKTRPPSFSMGTFQGSPSSFSPMAAPGSTASPSSSAYPNLSGRGVGFTTDAAQTPTPFQPRAAAEGVGMWPQWQGQHHSTAPGEQHVQQPSQPEAFSVRLCFVPLLGEDVWARLPGWDERFLSCCGCSDAHPPVCGFWEGLELRGSPVGLQGTELLCVVSFVSHSVP
- the ARNT gene encoding aryl hydrocarbon receptor nuclear translocator isoform X4; this encodes MASDVSSLGAAVGSGNPGAGTQTGGAIVQRAAKRRPGLDFDDDGEGNSKFLRCDDDPMPNDKERFARSDDEQSSADKERLARENHSEIERRRRNKMTAYITELSDMVPTCSALARKPDKLTILRMAVSHMKSLRGTGNTSTDGTYKPSFLTDQELKHLILEAADGFLFIVSCETGRVVYVSDSVTPVLNQPQSEWFGSTLYDQVHPDDVGKLREQLSTSENALTEGTKPWCLSNKDPAAPPESASKGRILDLKTGTVKKEGQQSMRMCMGSRRSFICRMRCGNSSVDSVSVNRLSFMRNRCRNGLGATKDGEPHYVVVHCTGYIKAWPPAGVSLPDDDPDAGQGSKFCLVAIGRLQVTSSPNCTDMSNVCQPTEFISRHNTEGIFTFIDHRCVATVGYQPQELLGKDIVDFCHPEDQQLLRDSFQQVVKLKGQVLSVMFRFRSKNREWLWMRTSSFTFQNPYSDEIEYIICTNTNVKNSSQESRPALSNPMQRPQLGQSVSLPLEMGTAQLPSRQQQQQPQQTELEVVPGRESLSGFEQVPVQPVTAAGPEHSKPLEKAESLFNQERDPRFGEIYSSINADQNKAIPASSVPANPALFPQGNTFTPSRPAENFRSSSMVPPVNIIQQQPAASGRILAQISRHASPAQQVASQAVKTRPPSFSMGTFQGSPSSFSPMAAPGSTASPSSSAYPNLSGRGVGFTTDAAQTPTPFQPRAAAEGVGMWPQWQGQHHSTAPGEQHVQQPSQPEAFSVRLCFVPLLGEDVWARLPGWDERFLSCCGCSDAHPPVCGFWEGLELRGSPVGLQGTELLCVVSFVSHSVP